A genomic window from Solidesulfovibrio sp. includes:
- a CDS encoding cytidine/deoxycytidylate deaminase family protein — protein MDNRLPWPDYFMRIASLVAERSTCLRRKVGAVAVRDRRILATGYNGSPTGTAHCLDIGCLREEMGIPSGERHELCRGLHAEQNVIIQCALHGVPIAGADIYCTTQPCLICTKMLINCQVNHIYFSQGYPDPLSAKMIAEAGIGFDQLEGRHDG, from the coding sequence ATGGACAACCGCCTGCCCTGGCCCGACTACTTCATGCGCATCGCCTCCCTGGTGGCCGAGCGCAGCACCTGCCTGCGCCGCAAGGTCGGCGCCGTGGCCGTGCGGGACCGCCGCATCCTGGCCACGGGCTACAACGGCTCGCCCACCGGCACGGCCCACTGCCTGGACATCGGCTGCCTGCGCGAGGAGATGGGCATCCCCTCGGGCGAGCGCCACGAGCTGTGCCGGGGACTGCACGCCGAGCAAAACGTCATCATCCAGTGCGCCCTGCACGGCGTGCCCATCGCCGGCGCGGACATCTACTGCACCACCCAGCCCTGCCTGATCTGCACGAAAATGCTCATCAACTGCCAGGTCAACCACATCTATTTCAGCCAGGGCTATCCCGATCCCCTGTCCGCCAAAATGATCGCCGAGGCCGGCATCGGCTTCGACCAACTGGAGGGCCGCCATGACGGATGA
- the cyoB gene encoding cytochrome o ubiquinol oxidase subunit I encodes MLGKLSLSVIPYHDPIVMGAVVGSLLAGLGIVGAITYFRKWPYLWAEWLTSVDHKKIGIMYIVLSLVMLLRGFADALMMRAQQAMAMGASQGFLPPDHFNQVFSAHGTIMILFMAMPFLSGLMNVVVPQQIGARDVAFPFLNAVSLWLAVAGALLVMVSLGVGEFSKAGWSGYTPLTELAYSPDSGVDYWIWSIQISGLGTLLTGINFLVTILKMRAPGMTLMRMPLFTWTILFTCVLIVFAFPMLTAALAMLTLDRYLGLHFFTNDLGGNTMMYINLFWTWGHPEVYIVILPAFGIYSEVVATFCRKKLFGYDSLVYATAAIMFLSFAVWAHHFFTMGTSANVNVFFGISTMLIAIPTGVKVFNWLFTMYRGRVRLATPMLWTIGFLTTFVLGGLTGVLMSMPPADYVIHNSLFLVAHFHNTLIPGTLFGFMAGFVYWFPKATGFKLDEAWGRRSFWCWLVGFYLAFAPLYVLGFMGMPRRMQHYDNPAWQPLLIVAALGTLVIMAGIGCLLVQLAVTFLKRESLRDTTGDPWDGRTLEWATSSPPAVYNFAVIPEVRDRDAFWDMKRRGLAGECPERYEDIEMPKNGWHGFVLGVLSFVFGFAMIWHIWWLAGATFAAMVAVVIARGSDDDTMTVIPAAEVARIEAARCRGTA; translated from the coding sequence ATGCTTGGAAAACTCAGCCTGTCCGTCATTCCCTACCACGACCCCATCGTCATGGGCGCCGTGGTCGGCTCCCTCCTGGCCGGCCTCGGCATCGTCGGCGCCATCACCTATTTCCGCAAATGGCCCTATCTCTGGGCCGAGTGGCTCACCAGCGTCGATCATAAAAAGATCGGCATCATGTACATCGTCCTGTCGCTGGTCATGCTCCTGCGCGGCTTCGCCGACGCGCTGATGATGCGGGCCCAGCAGGCCATGGCCATGGGCGCCTCCCAGGGCTTTTTGCCGCCGGACCACTTCAACCAGGTCTTTTCCGCCCACGGCACCATCATGATCCTTTTCATGGCCATGCCCTTCCTTTCGGGCCTCATGAACGTGGTCGTGCCCCAGCAGATCGGCGCCCGCGACGTGGCCTTCCCCTTTCTAAACGCCGTGAGCCTGTGGCTGGCCGTGGCCGGGGCGCTGCTGGTCATGGTCTCGCTTGGCGTGGGCGAATTCTCCAAGGCCGGCTGGTCGGGCTACACCCCCCTGACCGAACTGGCCTACAGCCCGGATTCCGGCGTGGACTACTGGATCTGGTCCATCCAGATCTCCGGCCTGGGCACGCTTTTAACCGGCATCAACTTCCTGGTGACCATCCTCAAAATGCGCGCCCCGGGCATGACGCTGATGCGCATGCCTCTTTTCACCTGGACCATCCTTTTCACCTGCGTGCTCATCGTCTTCGCCTTTCCCATGCTCACCGCCGCCCTGGCCATGCTGACCCTGGACCGCTACCTGGGCCTGCACTTTTTCACCAACGACCTGGGCGGCAACACGATGATGTACATCAACCTCTTCTGGACCTGGGGCCATCCCGAGGTCTACATCGTCATCCTGCCGGCCTTCGGCATCTATTCCGAGGTGGTGGCCACCTTTTGCCGCAAGAAGCTTTTCGGCTACGATTCCCTGGTCTACGCCACGGCGGCCATCATGTTCCTGTCGTTCGCCGTCTGGGCTCACCACTTCTTCACCATGGGCACCAGCGCCAACGTCAACGTCTTTTTCGGCATCTCCACCATGCTCATCGCCATCCCCACCGGGGTCAAGGTCTTCAACTGGCTTTTCACCATGTACCGTGGCCGGGTGCGTCTGGCCACGCCCATGCTGTGGACCATCGGCTTTCTGACCACCTTCGTCCTCGGCGGCCTGACCGGCGTGTTGATGTCCATGCCGCCGGCCGACTACGTCATCCACAACAGCCTCTTCCTCGTGGCCCACTTCCACAACACCCTCATCCCGGGCACGCTGTTCGGCTTCATGGCCGGGTTCGTCTACTGGTTCCCCAAGGCTACCGGGTTCAAGCTGGACGAGGCCTGGGGCCGGCGGTCGTTCTGGTGCTGGCTGGTGGGCTTCTATTTGGCCTTCGCACCGCTCTATGTGCTGGGCTTTATGGGCATGCCCCGGCGCATGCAGCACTACGACAACCCGGCCTGGCAGCCGTTGCTCATCGTGGCCGCCCTGGGCACGCTGGTCATCATGGCCGGCATCGGCTGCCTGCTGGTGCAACTCGCCGTGACTTTCCTCAAGCGCGAGTCCCTGCGCGACACCACCGGCGACCCCTGGGACGGCCGCACCCTGGAATGGGCCACCTCCTCGCCGCCGGCCGTGTACAACTTCGCCGTCATCCCCGAGGTGCGCGACCGCGACGCCTTCTGGGACATGAAGCGGCGCGGCCTGGCCGGAGAGTGCCCCGAGCGCTACGAAGACATCGAGATGCCCAAAAACGGCTGGCACGGCTTCGTGCTCGGCGTCCTTTCCTTCGTCTTCGGCTTCGCCATGATCTGGCACATCTGGTGGCTGGCCGGAGCGACCTTCGCGGCCATGGTGGCCGTGGTCATCGCCCGGGGCAGCGACGACGACACGATGACCGTCATCCCGGCGGCCGAGGTGGCGCGCATCGAGGCCGCGCGCTGCCGGGGGACGGCCTGA
- a CDS encoding AAA family ATPase, producing MQQALLPVDIDAFLAKRVLGQADLLRRISVSLYKHIHGLPAPNVLLVGNSGTGKTTLMQAIVDLYDTYDDLMRFRVMVIVNANTLSAEVEGEDRTTRLFRKLEARARVLFGSALSARELSDYLENATVCVDEVDKISGRVSEKANVAGITTQYALLTLLEGERFLYRTTVVEDGREVEAELALDTGKLLFICGGAFEELYDQVYTLVVNRRDDRRLKEVSEVERRPDGSVSVRTVTRFKLRDYLRLADLFAYGMMPQFISRFGSIAMLDDLGKDELRQIFLSAPNSPLRLCLEYFRHMGIELRLTQEAATAIAEAAAKNSRIGARALREIFNGLIAPHEYDPFHSPLMCQTDQGPVLALDLETVTQYLTRMD from the coding sequence ATGCAACAAGCCCTTCTCCCCGTGGACATCGACGCCTTCCTGGCCAAACGGGTGCTCGGCCAGGCCGATCTGCTGCGCCGCATCAGCGTTTCCCTCTACAAGCACATCCACGGCCTGCCCGCGCCCAACGTGCTGCTGGTCGGCAACTCCGGCACGGGCAAGACCACCCTCATGCAGGCCATCGTCGACCTCTACGACACCTACGACGACCTGATGCGGTTTCGGGTCATGGTCATCGTCAACGCCAACACCCTGTCGGCCGAGGTGGAGGGCGAGGACCGCACCACGCGGCTTTTCCGCAAGCTCGAGGCCCGGGCCCGGGTGCTGTTCGGCTCGGCGCTTTCGGCCAGGGAGCTTTCGGACTACCTGGAAAACGCCACGGTGTGCGTGGACGAGGTGGACAAGATCTCGGGCCGGGTGTCGGAAAAGGCCAACGTGGCCGGCATCACCACCCAGTACGCCCTGCTCACGCTGCTCGAGGGCGAGCGCTTCCTTTACCGGACCACGGTGGTGGAGGACGGCCGCGAGGTGGAGGCCGAGCTGGCCCTGGATACGGGCAAGCTCCTTTTCATCTGCGGCGGGGCCTTCGAGGAGCTCTACGACCAGGTGTACACGCTGGTGGTCAACCGCCGCGACGACAGGCGCCTCAAGGAAGTCTCGGAAGTGGAGCGCCGGCCCGACGGCAGCGTGTCCGTGCGCACGGTGACCCGTTTCAAGCTGCGCGACTATCTGCGCCTGGCCGACCTGTTCGCCTACGGCATGATGCCGCAGTTCATCTCGCGCTTCGGCTCCATCGCCATGCTCGACGACCTGGGAAAGGACGAATTGCGCCAGATTTTTTTAAGCGCCCCCAATTCGCCCCTGCGGCTTTGCCTGGAGTATTTCCGGCACATGGGCATCGAGCTGCGCCTGACCCAGGAGGCGGCCACGGCCATCGCCGAGGCGGCGGCCAAAAACAGCCGCATCGGCGCCCGGGCCCTGCGCGAGATTTTCAATGGCCTGATCGCCCCCCACGAGTACGATCCCTTCCACTCGCCGCTCATGTGCCAGACCGACCAGGGCCCGGTCCTGGCCCTGGACCTGGAAACCGTCACGCAATACCTGACGCGCATGGACTAG
- the ribD gene encoding bifunctional diaminohydroxyphosphoribosylaminopyrimidine deaminase/5-amino-6-(5-phosphoribosylamino)uracil reductase RibD, giving the protein MTDDATFMARALELAERGRGSVTPNPRVGAVLVRDGAIVAEGWHKVFGGPHAEVECLREAEAKGVDVAGATMYVTLEPCNHFGKTPPCSRTLLESGVARVVIGCLDPNPVAGGGAELLRRGGVAVAVGVMEQECRDAIADFVVFKTMGRPFVTLKLAMTLDGHIATRLGDSGWVSGEASRARVHAMRACSQAVMVGGGTLYTDNPRLTHRDVAGPIGANPQPLAVVVTRRLPAPEAPLSLLTDRPEELVLLTGAPNVKGLTAERLAARGVRVWGLPEEPDGSLDLLPGLCRLREEANVYTVLCEGGGGLAGSLLTQGLADELALFYAPKILADEEALPGFRGRDIARMADAISLRLLSTARCGEDLLVTARPRKAGPSPTRR; this is encoded by the coding sequence ATGACGGATGACGCGACCTTCATGGCCCGGGCCCTGGAACTGGCCGAACGCGGCCGGGGCAGCGTGACGCCCAACCCCCGGGTCGGGGCGGTGCTCGTGCGCGACGGGGCCATCGTGGCCGAGGGCTGGCACAAGGTCTTCGGCGGGCCCCATGCCGAGGTGGAATGCCTGCGCGAGGCCGAAGCCAAAGGCGTCGATGTGGCCGGGGCCACCATGTACGTGACGCTCGAGCCCTGCAACCATTTCGGCAAGACGCCGCCGTGTTCGCGCACGCTCCTGGAATCCGGGGTCGCGCGGGTGGTCATCGGCTGCCTGGACCCCAATCCCGTGGCCGGGGGCGGGGCGGAACTGCTGCGCCGGGGCGGGGTCGCAGTGGCCGTCGGCGTCATGGAACAGGAATGCCGCGACGCCATCGCCGATTTCGTGGTCTTCAAAACCATGGGCCGGCCCTTCGTCACCCTCAAGCTGGCCATGACCCTCGACGGCCACATCGCCACGCGCCTGGGCGATTCGGGCTGGGTAAGCGGCGAGGCCTCGCGGGCCCGGGTCCATGCCATGCGCGCCTGCTCCCAGGCGGTCATGGTCGGCGGCGGGACGCTCTACACCGACAACCCCAGGCTCACCCACCGCGACGTGGCCGGCCCGATCGGGGCCAATCCCCAGCCCCTGGCCGTGGTGGTCACCCGGCGGCTGCCGGCCCCGGAGGCGCCGCTTTCCCTTTTGACCGACCGGCCGGAGGAACTGGTGCTTTTGACCGGCGCGCCCAACGTCAAGGGCCTGACCGCCGAGCGGCTGGCCGCGCGGGGGGTACGGGTCTGGGGCCTGCCCGAGGAGCCGGACGGTTCGCTGGACCTGCTGCCGGGGCTGTGCCGGCTGCGGGAGGAGGCGAATGTCTACACGGTCCTGTGCGAGGGCGGCGGCGGCCTGGCCGGCAGCCTGCTGACCCAGGGCCTGGCCGACGAACTGGCCCTTTTCTACGCCCCGAAGATCCTGGCCGACGAGGAGGCCCTGCCCGGCTTTCGCGGCCGCGACATCGCCCGCATGGCCGACGCCATTTCCCTGCGCCTGCTGTCCACCGCGCGTTGCGGCGAGGACCTGCTGGTTACGGCCAGGCCGCGCAAGGCCGGCCCCTCGCCCACCCGGCGCTGA
- the cyoA gene encoding ubiquinol oxidase subunit II, with translation MKKKVAFGRGLLLAGLALALEGCSHVALLDPKGPVGEAERTMILIAFGLMLLVVVPVIVMAVWFPLKYRESNTKAAYEPEWGESRKIETVMWLIPLAIVVALSAILWRETHRLDPYKPLAGEGEPVEVEVVSLDWKWLFIYPRLGIATVNDFVFPAKAALGFSITSDTVMTSFFIPRLGSQIYAMGGMRTRLHLLASEEGDYVGQNQQFSGAGYPDMIFRAKAVSREAFAAWLAEVRQSPRTLDAAAFEELRRPGVPDGPIRYSAVAPGLFDRILNQYDPLTKHAGHGAAPRAPGHAGHAD, from the coding sequence ATGAAAAAAAAAGTGGCGTTCGGGCGCGGCCTGCTGCTGGCCGGCCTGGCCCTGGCCCTGGAAGGATGCAGCCATGTGGCGCTGCTCGACCCCAAGGGGCCGGTGGGCGAGGCCGAGCGCACCATGATCCTCATCGCCTTCGGGCTCATGCTCCTGGTGGTCGTGCCGGTCATCGTCATGGCCGTGTGGTTTCCGCTCAAGTACCGGGAATCCAACACCAAGGCCGCCTACGAGCCCGAGTGGGGCGAGTCGAGGAAGATCGAGACGGTCATGTGGCTGATCCCCCTGGCCATCGTCGTGGCGCTCTCGGCCATCCTGTGGCGCGAGACCCACCGCCTCGACCCCTACAAGCCCCTGGCCGGGGAGGGCGAGCCCGTGGAGGTCGAGGTGGTCAGCCTCGACTGGAAATGGCTCTTCATCTACCCCAGGCTCGGCATCGCCACGGTCAACGACTTCGTCTTTCCGGCCAAGGCGGCGCTGGGGTTTTCCATCACCTCGGATACGGTCATGACCTCCTTTTTCATCCCTCGCCTGGGCAGTCAGATCTACGCCATGGGCGGCATGCGCACGCGCCTGCATCTGCTCGCCTCCGAGGAAGGGGACTATGTCGGCCAGAACCAGCAGTTCAGCGGCGCCGGCTACCCGGACATGATCTTCCGGGCCAAGGCCGTCTCCCGGGAGGCTTTCGCGGCCTGGCTGGCCGAGGTCCGCCAGTCGCCGCGCACCCTCGATGCCGCCGCCTTCGAGGAACTGCGCCGGCCCGGCGTGCCGGACGGCCCGATCCGCTACTCCGCGGTCGCCCCGGGCCTTTTCGACCGCATCCTCAACCAGTACGACCCGTTGACGAAACATGCCGGGCATGGCGCCGCGCCCCGTGCGCCGGGCCACGCCGGCCACGCCGACTGA